The proteins below are encoded in one region of Synechococcales cyanobacterium T60_A2020_003:
- a CDS encoding Uma2 family endonuclease — protein MVQTPIEPQYLYPDSDGKPMADNTIQYRWIVRLVANLKHLFKGQAVFVAGDLLWYPQQVTVPPAPAQAPDVMVVFGRPEGDRGSYKQWEEDNIAPQVVFEILSPSNSAREMLNKQVFYREYGVLEMFFYDPDSHDFWGMVRPDLEHEFSPITALNFPWTSPTLGIRFEMFNDGLAVFHPNGEPFKDPDEIFEERDQVRQERDQVRQERDQAQQERDRAFAKLRELGIEPAEL, from the coding sequence ATGGTTCAAACACCCATCGAACCCCAGTATTTATATCCGGACTCCGACGGTAAACCGATGGCTGACAATACCATTCAATATCGCTGGATTGTGCGTCTGGTGGCGAATCTCAAGCATCTGTTTAAGGGACAAGCCGTTTTCGTAGCTGGAGATTTACTGTGGTATCCGCAACAGGTGACCGTGCCTCCTGCCCCGGCCCAAGCTCCAGATGTGATGGTGGTCTTTGGGCGTCCAGAGGGCGATCGCGGTAGCTATAAGCAATGGGAAGAAGACAACATTGCGCCCCAAGTGGTCTTTGAAATTTTGTCGCCCAGTAATAGCGCACGGGAAATGCTGAATAAGCAGGTGTTCTATCGGGAATATGGGGTTCTGGAAATGTTTTTCTATGATCCCGACTCTCACGACTTTTGGGGGATGGTGCGACCGGATTTGGAGCATGAGTTTTCGCCAATCACGGCTCTAAACTTTCCCTGGACTTCACCAACATTAGGGATTCGGTTTGAAATGTTTAACGACGGATTGGCCGTTTTCCATCCCAACGGGGAGCCATTCAAAGATCCCGATGAAATTTTCGAGGAGCGGGATCAGGTTCGCCAGGAACGCGACCAGGTTCGCCAGGAACGTGACCAAGCTCAGCAGGAACGCGATCGCGCCTTTGCGAAACTGCGAGAACTGGGAATTGAGCCAGCGGAGTTATAA
- a CDS encoding aldehyde oxygenase (deformylating) — protein MPQLELSPDLDFQSEAYKDAYSRINAIVIEGENEAVENYKALATLIPDQAEELIKLSKMEGRHMKGFQACGRNLDVTPDMDFAREFFADLHRNFQDAAAEGRIVTCLLIQSLIIECFAIAAYNIYIPVADDFARKITEGVVKDEYLHLNFGEEWLKANFEASKEELEAANRQNLPLVWRMLNQVEDDARALAMEKEALVEDFMISYGEALSNIGFTTRDIMRMSAYGLQAA, from the coding sequence ATGCCGCAACTTGAGCTAAGTCCAGATCTTGATTTCCAGAGTGAGGCTTACAAAGACGCTTACAGTCGGATTAACGCCATCGTGATTGAAGGTGAGAACGAGGCCGTTGAAAATTACAAAGCCCTTGCGACCCTTATTCCAGACCAGGCGGAAGAGCTGATTAAGCTATCCAAAATGGAAGGCCGCCACATGAAAGGGTTTCAAGCCTGCGGACGTAACCTAGACGTTACGCCGGATATGGACTTTGCGCGGGAGTTCTTCGCGGATCTGCACCGCAACTTTCAGGACGCAGCGGCGGAAGGACGCATTGTCACCTGTCTGCTCATCCAGTCGCTCATTATTGAGTGTTTTGCGATCGCCGCTTACAACATTTATATTCCCGTTGCGGACGATTTTGCTCGCAAGATTACGGAAGGGGTCGTTAAGGACGAATACCTTCACCTCAACTTTGGCGAAGAATGGCTGAAGGCTAATTTTGAAGCCTCTAAAGAGGAGCTAGAAGCCGCGAACCGTCAAAATCTGCCCTTAGTTTGGCGAATGCTGAACCAAGTTGAAGATGATGCCCGTGCCCTAGCGATGGAGAAAGAAGCACTTGTAGAAGACTTCATGATCAGCTACGGTGAAGCGCTCAGCAACATTGGGTTTACAACCCGCGACATCATGCGGATGTCGGCTTACGGTCTCCAGGCTGCCTAA
- the moaA gene encoding GTP 3',8-cyclase MoaA, protein MNTIDYLRISLIDRCNFQCQYCMPEGVDLQYALREDILTADELLTLLREVFIPCGFTRFRLTGGEPLLRPGVVDLVRAIAQFPETQDLAMTTNGFLLADMAQDLYSAGLRRINISLDSLDPATFDAIIGNRGRSRWQQVWDGIQAAYRTGFIPLKLNVVVIPGVNDQEVLDLAALTLDREWHVRFIEFMPIGNDALFQNRGWVASEELRQHIRDRWGLTDGQVRGNGPADVFRIPGAKGTLGFISQMSECFCDRCNRMRLSADGWLRPCLLNEMGQLDLRSALRSGVPLDTIRENVEALVHLKPEINYKQRESGTTGAYARTMSQIGG, encoded by the coding sequence ATGAACACCATTGATTACCTTCGCATTAGCCTGATCGATCGCTGTAATTTTCAGTGTCAGTATTGTATGCCCGAAGGAGTCGATCTCCAGTATGCGCTGCGGGAGGATATTTTAACGGCGGATGAACTCCTGACCTTGCTGCGCGAGGTGTTTATTCCCTGTGGCTTTACCCGATTTCGGTTGACCGGAGGCGAACCGCTCCTGCGACCGGGGGTGGTGGATTTAGTGCGGGCGATCGCCCAGTTTCCAGAAACCCAAGACCTCGCCATGACCACGAACGGGTTCCTGCTGGCGGATATGGCACAAGATTTATACAGTGCCGGACTTCGCCGCATTAACATCAGCCTGGACTCTCTTGACCCGGCAACCTTTGACGCCATCATTGGCAATCGTGGGCGATCGCGCTGGCAGCAGGTGTGGGACGGTATTCAAGCGGCCTACCGGACTGGGTTCATTCCGTTAAAGCTAAACGTCGTCGTGATTCCGGGGGTGAACGATCAGGAAGTGCTAGACTTGGCAGCCCTCACCCTCGATCGGGAGTGGCATGTTCGGTTTATCGAGTTCATGCCAATCGGGAATGATGCCCTATTTCAAAACCGGGGCTGGGTGGCCTCGGAAGAACTGCGCCAGCACATCCGCGATCGCTGGGGACTGACCGACGGGCAAGTGCGCGGTAATGGCCCAGCGGATGTCTTTCGGATTCCAGGGGCGAAGGGTACTCTGGGATTTATTAGCCAGATGTCGGAATGTTTTTGCGATCGCTGCAACCGGATGCGGCTGTCAGCCGATGGCTGGTTGCGCCCCTGTTTACTGAACGAAATGGGACAACTGGATCTCCGGAGTGCCCTGCGATCGGGGGTTCCGCTGGATACGATTCGGGAAAATGTAGAGGCGCTAGTTCACCTAAAACCAGAGATTAACTATAAACAGCGAGAATCTGGCACCACCGGAGCCTACGCTCGAACCATGTCCCAAATTGGGGGCTAA